CCGGCGGCGCCCGCGAGACCCTGCTCGGCGAGCGATTCGGTGAGGGTGTCGACGCCGTCGAGGACGAACCGGCCCACCTTCTTGGGGAACTGCGCCGCATACACCGCGCCGAGGCGGGTCCCGTACGAGAATCCCAGGTAGTTGAGCTTCTTGTCGCCGAGGGCCTGACGCATCACGTCGAGGTCGCGGGAGGCGTCGACGGTGCCGATGTGGCGCAGGACGGGCCCGGAGTGCCGTACGCAGGCCTGGGCGGCCCTGCGCAGCTGTTCGAGGACGGCACCCGGATCGTCCCCGGCCGCGCCGCCGGCCACATCGGCGTCCGTGTCCGTGCCCTCGCCGCAGCTGACGGGGGAGGACCTGCCGACACCGCGCGGGTCGAAGGTGACCACGTCGTAGCCGTTCGTCAGGCCCATGAAGTCCTTGCCGTCATAGGCGAGTTGACTTACGCCCGCGCCACCGGGCCCGCCGAAGTTCAGCAGCACGGAGCCCCGGGACCCGCCGGTCGCCCGGTAGCGGGCCATCGCCAGGTCGAGGGTGCCGCCGCCGGGCTTCGCGTAGTCGAGCGGCACGGTGACCCTGCCGCACTGGAGGTCGTCCGTCGGTACGTCGTCCATCGCCGCCTCGCCGGCGCAGGACGACCACTTGATCTTCTGGTGGTAGAAGCGGGACAGACCGGGCTCGTCTTCCGCCGCGGCCACCGTCGGCGCACCCGTACCCAGCAGGGCGAGGGTCGCGGCCGAGGCGAGAGCCCGGCGTCGGTACGCGGACCGCATGAGTGCCTCCAGGGGCGGGCCCGGCTGCGGACCGGGACGGCGCCCTCGAACACGATAAGCGGGCCCTCGGGGCCTCGCCTCCCGGCGGGCGGCTCCGCGTGCGGGCTGCGGTGTCGGCTGGTCGCGGTCCTTTCCGGATCCGTGGTCGGATGGTGCCGCATCCCCCCACCGAACGGAACGGAGCCCGTCCATGACCTCCTCCGCAGACTCTCCTTCCGCGGCTCCCGAAGACCTTGTCGTCACCCGGGCCACGCCCGAGGACTGGCCGGTGGTCACCGGGTGGGCGGCCGACGAGGGCTGGAACCCGGGGCTGTCGGACACCGCCGGGTTCTTCGCCCAGGACCCCGAGGGCTTCTTCGTCGGCAGGGTCGGCGGGGAGCCGGTCTCGGCGATCTCGGTCGTCAACTACGGGGACGCGTACGCCTTTCTGGGTTTCTATCTGGTCCGTCCGGATCTGCGCGGCCGTGGCTACGGGATCACCACCTGGAAGACCGCGCTGGCCCATGCCGGAAGCCGTACCGTGGGCCTCGACGGAGTCGTCGCCCAGCAGCACAACTACCGCCGCTCGGGCTTCGAACCCGCCTACCGCACCGTCCGGTTCACCGGAACCGCCCCCGCCGCCGGGACCCCGGCACGGGTGCGTCCCGTACGGCGGGAGGATCTGGCGGCGATCACGGCGTACGACGCCTCCTGCAACCCCGCCGACCGGCCCCGTTTCCTGGAGTACTGGCTGATGGCCCCCGGCCATCGGGCCTTCGTGCGCGAGACCGTCACCGGCGGCGCCGGCGGCGGTAACGCGAGCCGTGCCCTCACCGGTTACGGAGTCGTCCGCCCCGGCCGGGACGCGCACCGCATCGGCCCGCTGTTCGCCGACACCGCCGAGGACGCCCGGGCGCTCTTCGCCGCGCTGACGGCCGAGGTGGCCGGGTCGGCGGTCGCGATCGACGTCCCCGAGCCGAACGCGCCCGCCGTCGCGATGGTGGAGGAGGCGGACTTCACGCCGTCCTTCGAGACGGCACGCATGTACACGGGCCCCGTGCGGGAGTTCGCGCGGGAGCGGATCTTCGGGGTGACGACGCTCGAACTCGGGTAGCGGCGAGGCCCTGCATGGTCCGCTCTGCCGGGGCGGGACGGCACCGTGGCGGCACCGAACAGTAATTCGCAGGTGCGAATGTGTCAGGAGGTGACGTATTGCGGTCGCCAATACCGTTGCGCTTGCCGCATGGGGATGCTGGAGTAACGGCATGGATCATGTAGGAGTGCTCGCCCTTTACGACCGGGACATGCGCGAAGGGGCGCAGCCCGACGGGCCAGGCGCCCGGATCGAACGGGTGGGCGGGGTGGTGCGCCAGGTCGCCGACGCCCAGGGGTGGAACGGCGTCGTCTGGTCCGACCTCGACGCGGCGCGGGCCGAAGAGGCGATCGCCGAGCAGATCCGCTACTACGGCGATCTCGGGCGCACGTTCGAGTGGAAGCTCTACGGCCACGACCTGCCCATCGACCTGGGGCAACGGCTGCGGACCGCGGGGTTCACGCCCGAACCCGAGGAGACGCTGATGATCGGTGAGGTCGCCGGTCTGACCTTCGACACCGAGCCGCCCGAGGGGATCCGCCTCGTCCCGGTGACCGACCGGGCCGGTGTCGAACTCGTGGCGGACGTGCACGAGAAGGCGTTCGGCACCGACAGCTCCCGGATGCGGCACCAGTTGCTCGCCCGGCTCACCGACGACCCGGACACGGTCACGGCCGTTGTGGCGCTGGCCGGTGACGAGCCGGTGAGCGCGGCCCGCATGGAACTCGTACCCGGTACCCGGTTCGCCGGTCTGTGGGGCGGCGGCACCGTCGAGGGCTGGCGCGGCCGGGGCATCTACCGCGCACTGGTCGCCCACCGGGCCCGCGACGCCGTGAAGCGCGGCTACCGCTACCTCCAGGTCGACGCCTCCCACCAGAGCAGGCCCGTCCTGGAACGCCTCGGCTTCGAACCGCTCACCACGACGACGCCCTACGTGTACGAGTCCTGACCCGGGACGTCCGGACCGCGGGACGGCGCCGGTCTCACAGCCCGAGCTGGAACTCCACCGCCCTGTGCGTGGACACGTACCCCAGTTCGTCGTTGATGGCGAGCATCGGCGTGTTGCCGGTCGCGGTGTCGGTGACCAGCCCGGTGAGCCCGGGGTGGTGCCGGCGGGCCCGGCGGATCGACTCGGCCTTCATCCAGCGGCCGAGGCCGCGTCCGCGGTGCTCGGGCAGCACCGCCGTGCCGTAGTGCTGTGCGTCCCCCCGGCCGTCGCCCGGCGCCACCAGCTCGGAGAAGCCGACGACCGACCCGTCCGCCGTGTCCAGCACGGCCACGGTGTGCAGCAGGTCGCCGCGCCCGGCGACCGCCTCGGCCGCCGCCAGGACGCGGTCGACGTCCCACACGACCGTGCCGTAGTCGGTGTCCTCCATCGGCATGTCGTCCATGGCGCGGCGCGAGTCGGCGTAGCTCCGCGCCAGTTCGGGCGGCACGGCACCCTCCCACGCGGTCAACCGGTAGCCGGGGTGCGGGAGTTCGGCGAGCCGGGTGATCTCCGTCAGGTCCGCGTCGGCGAGCACCAGCCGGGCGTACGCCAGAGTCAGCACCCGCTGAAAACCCCGGCCCGCGAGGAAACGGTCGCCGGGGGAGCCCTCCTCGGCCTGCGCCACGACCGACCGTCGTCCGTCGTCCCGGGCCGCGGCGACGGCGGCCTCCAGGAGCCGGGTGCCCACGCCCTGCCGCCGTTCGGCGCGGTGGACCGAGATCTCCAGTTCGGCGAGATGCTCCTGGCCCTCCCTGGTGAACAGGCGCAGGAAGGCGGAGCCGAGCGGTACACCGCCCGGGTCGGCGGCCAGCCAGGCGAGCCGTCGGCTCGACGCGCCGGGTGCGGGATCGGCGAGTGCGGTGATGCGCGGGGGCAAGAGGTCTCCGTGATGCTGAGATGGCCGTGCGGGCAGTACGACGGCCGCATCGTGCGCGTTGGTACGCACGGTGCGGTGGGCCCGCCGAAGCTAGCCCCGGTCGCTCACTGTCCGCAACGGAGTTCCGGCGTCCTGGCCGGCTGTCGGGTGCGGGCCCGCCGGAGGCCGGTCGCGCGGTTCCCGGTGCCCCTGCGCGGTCCAGCGCTCCGACGGAACCCGGACCACAGGCTGCTCGCCCTTCCTACCGCCGCCTGCTGCGTGTGCGGCGCGGCGACTTCGCCCGGTCCAGCGCGGCCACTCCGAGGGCGGCGAGCCCGATCTGGATGAGCCACTCGACCCAGTCGATGCCGTCCGTGTCGGACACGTCGAACCCGGCGGCGATCGCCGATCCGATGAGCGCTGCCGCGATGCCGACGATGATCGTCCAGAGGATGCCGATGCGCTGGCGCCCCGGGATGACGAGCCGGCCCAGGATGCCGATGACGGTGCCGATGATGATGGCACCGATGATGCTGGAGATCGTCATTTCCGCCCCAATACGCCGGAGTTGGCTACATCCTCTCTCCTGCCCACTGCGGCCTCGGACAGTCCGCCGGCGTGCTGAAGGGCGAGCGGGCCCGGTCCCTGGCGGGGACCGGGCCGCTGTCACCTATGCCCTGGGGGCACTTCTCGCTGTCGCGCCCGCACTCAACAGCCCCAGGAACAGGGCCAGGGCGCCGATGATGACGTTGTTCAGCACGACACCCGCGTCGGGGCTGTCGCCGACGATCCACGGCGAGACGATCATCCAGATGCCCATCGCACACAGGGCCCCGCTGAGGCCGTACATGCGTTCCGGAGTGTTGGTGAACCCGAGGGCCAGCAGGCCGATCGCGATGCCCATGATCAGGTTGTGGGTCACGAGCGGGGGCTGGCTTGTCGTGTAGTGGAGGATCCAGGGGGATGCCGCGCAGTACAGACCGACGAGGAACACCGGTCCGTCCACGAGCGCCACATCGCGACCGCCGAGCATACGGGCGTACCGCGCCCGCATTTCGGATACATCAGGGTGACTGTGGATGTCGCCACTGGTGTGCGAGACATTGGCCATGACTCGTCTCCTTCGACTGTGCAGGCCTGACCGCTTCTGTTGCGGTATGCGGTGAACGCCGCTTACCCATATTGTGCTCTTATTTATCCCTTATGTGCAGCCCAGTGATGCTGGGTGACCCACCCTGCACGGTGAGTGTCCCGCCCAGCTCCCTGGCCCGGCGCACGAACACCTCGTGCAGGTCGCGCGCGGCCAGGGGCACGGATTCCGCGCGGCGGCGCTGGAGGGTCAGCAGCACCTGGGTGGTGTCGTCCTCCGCGATCGGCCGGTAGGTGAGGATGCCCCGCCGTTCCAGCGGGTCGCCGATCACGCTGAAGTCGGGCAGCACCGTCGCCCCGAGCCCCTCAGCGACCATCAGCTTGCCCATCTCGGCGCCGTCCGTGGAGTACGCGAAGGCCACGCCGTGGCCCTCCAGCAGCCGGTGCAGGTAGCGGTGCATGACGTATCCGGAGCGCATCGCGATCAGTGGCCCGGCGAGCAGGTCGGCCACCGGCACCGCCGCCCGGGCGGCGAGGGGACTG
The DNA window shown above is from Streptomyces sp. NBC_01451 and carries:
- a CDS encoding GNAT family N-acetyltransferase, which gives rise to MDHVGVLALYDRDMREGAQPDGPGARIERVGGVVRQVADAQGWNGVVWSDLDAARAEEAIAEQIRYYGDLGRTFEWKLYGHDLPIDLGQRLRTAGFTPEPEETLMIGEVAGLTFDTEPPEGIRLVPVTDRAGVELVADVHEKAFGTDSSRMRHQLLARLTDDPDTVTAVVALAGDEPVSAARMELVPGTRFAGLWGGGTVEGWRGRGIYRALVAHRARDAVKRGYRYLQVDASHQSRPVLERLGFEPLTTTTPYVYES
- a CDS encoding GlsB/YeaQ/YmgE family stress response membrane protein, which gives rise to MTISSIIGAIIIGTVIGILGRLVIPGRQRIGILWTIIVGIAAALIGSAIAAGFDVSDTDGIDWVEWLIQIGLAALGVAALDRAKSPRRTRSRRR
- a CDS encoding GNAT family N-acetyltransferase, producing the protein MPPRITALADPAPGASSRRLAWLAADPGGVPLGSAFLRLFTREGQEHLAELEISVHRAERRQGVGTRLLEAAVAAARDDGRRSVVAQAEEGSPGDRFLAGRGFQRVLTLAYARLVLADADLTEITRLAELPHPGYRLTAWEGAVPPELARSYADSRRAMDDMPMEDTDYGTVVWDVDRVLAAAEAVAGRGDLLHTVAVLDTADGSVVGFSELVAPGDGRGDAQHYGTAVLPEHRGRGLGRWMKAESIRRARRHHPGLTGLVTDTATGNTPMLAINDELGYVSTHRAVEFQLGL
- a CDS encoding GNAT family N-acetyltransferase, with the translated sequence MTSSADSPSAAPEDLVVTRATPEDWPVVTGWAADEGWNPGLSDTAGFFAQDPEGFFVGRVGGEPVSAISVVNYGDAYAFLGFYLVRPDLRGRGYGITTWKTALAHAGSRTVGLDGVVAQQHNYRRSGFEPAYRTVRFTGTAPAAGTPARVRPVRREDLAAITAYDASCNPADRPRFLEYWLMAPGHRAFVRETVTGGAGGGNASRALTGYGVVRPGRDAHRIGPLFADTAEDARALFAALTAEVAGSAVAIDVPEPNAPAVAMVEEADFTPSFETARMYTGPVREFARERIFGVTTLELG
- a CDS encoding SPW repeat protein is translated as MANVSHTSGDIHSHPDVSEMRARYARMLGGRDVALVDGPVFLVGLYCAASPWILHYTTSQPPLVTHNLIMGIAIGLLALGFTNTPERMYGLSGALCAMGIWMIVSPWIVGDSPDAGVVLNNVIIGALALFLGLLSAGATARSAPRA